The following is a genomic window from Desulfobaccales bacterium.
ATGCTGGAGACCGCGATGGCCGCCACGCAGCCGAAGGTCTGGAATTTGATGTCCACAATCCTATCATCTTTGACCTTGATGTAAAAGGTCATCATGTCGCCGCAGGCGGGATTGCCCACCTCGCCGACGCCGTCGGCATCCTCCATCACCCCGGCGTTGCGGGGATGGTTGAAATGCTCCATGACGATGGGGCTATACATGTGCTTTTCCCTCCGAAGACTCCTGGCCCGATTGCAGCAACTCGGCCAGGGTGAGGCTCTTCAGCTTGTCGTAGAAGGCCTGGCCCGCCTCTGCCAGACCCGGCGGCCGGGTCCCACAGCGGCTGCGGGCCGATAGGCTCACGGCGCCGCCCCTCCGGCGGCCATCTTTTTGTGCCACACCGGCGAAAAGGACCGCAGCCGGCTCACCGCCGGCGGCAGATGGGTGAAGACCGCCTCCAGGTCCGCCTCCGTGTTGCTCCGCTCCAGGGTAAAGACCAGGGAGCCCTGGGCCACCGCCGGGGTGAGCCCGATGGCGCACAGGACCGGCGACACCTTCAGGGCCTTGGAGGCGCAGGCCGAGCCGGTGTTGGCATACACCCCTTGGCGGCTCAAGAGAAACAACAGGGCTTCCCCCTCCACGCCTTCGAAGCAGAAGCTGGCATGGCCGGGCAGGCGCTTTTCCGGGTGACCGGTGTGGATGACCTCGGGCACGGAAGCCAGCACTCCCGCCACCAGCTTATCCCGTAGGCCCGTGAGATACGGCCCCTTGGCGGCTAGCTCCTGGGCGGTGAGCTCCGCGGCCTTGCCCAACCCCACGATGCCGGGCACGTTCTCCGTGCCCCCCCGGCGACCATCCTCCTGGATGCCGCCATGGATCTGGGGCACCAGCCGGAGGCGCCGACGGAAATAGAGGGCGCCCACGCCCTTGGGGCCGCCCAGGGCCGGGCCGGAAAGGGTGATGAGATCCACCCCCAGCTCCTCCACATTGAGGGGCACCTGCCCCGCCGCAGCCACCGCGTCGGTGTGAAAGAGCACCCCGGCCTCCCGGCAGACCCGGGCCAGCTCGGCCACTTCCTGGAGGGTGCCGATCTCGTTGCTGGCCACCTGGATGGAGACCAGCACCGTGGCCGGGGTGAGGGCCTGGCGCAGCCGCTCCGGATCCACCTGGCCATAGCGGTCCACGGGGAGAAAGGTGGCCTCGAAATCGTGGAATTTCTCCAGGTAGCGGGCGGCGTTGAGCACCGAGTGATGCTCGATCCCGGAGACGATAACGTGCCGCCCTTTTTTGAGGTGCGCCAGGGCCGCGCCTTTGACGGCCAGATTGTTGGCCTCGGCCCCGGAGGAAGTGAAGATGATTTCCTGGGGCTTGGCATGGATGAGCCGGGCCACCTTGGCCCGCTGCTCCTCCAGCACCTCCTTGACCTCACTCCCCAGGTCATAGACCGCCGAGGGGTTGCCGAAGCGCTCCCGGAAAAAGGGGAGCATCTCCTCCAGGACCTCCGGCCTCACCGGGGTGGCGGCGGCGTGATCAAAATAGGCGATGGCCATGGCGCCTCCTTCAGGCCACCTTGCGGATATACATTCGGTAGCAGTGGTCGCAGTCATCCTCGCACAGCCCCATGAACTCCTGGCCGTGCTTGGCGCACCAGGCCGGGATGTCCTCCAGGGCGCCGTCGTAGTCGGTGAGAATCTCCAGCACCTGGCCGGGCTTGAGATCCTTGAGGAGCTCCGCCGGCTCCAGGAGGTGCATGGGACAGACCCGATAGACCAGATCGGCGGTGACATCCGCCGGACACGCCTGCTCCAGGAACTTCATGTCCAGCCTCCAACTACTTTACTTTTATAATCTATACTAAATTTGTAGAATATATTTGTCAAGGGCCCGGCCAGATATGCATGGCAATTTCATGGGTCAGGTGAGGGGTCGGGAGACTCCCCGCCATTTTCCTTGCGACGCGGTGCCCGGCGGCAATGATTGCCAAAGAGCAGCCCGGGGCTTTCCGGCGCGAAGGTCCCTCCCGGGATTATTCTCTCCGGGGCCGGGAAAAGATTTTTACCGGGGATAACCGGATGGTATAATAAACCCAGCCGAGTTCCGCCGGTGAGGGCGGAAGCGGGGGACCCGAGCAGTAGGGGCGCATCGCCAAAGCGGCGTAGGACAACCTCATCGGTCCGAGCCCGTCAGCTAACCTCGTAGGCGTCGATGGGGAGAACCCTTCCGGGCCGTAGGTTCGGAGGCGTGTCCTCCCGAACCAACGGTGCGGAGGTTCTTTGTCGCATGAGTACGTCTGCCTTGCGCAGCGGCACGGATGCATCAGCATCCGACTCCGAACAACGTCTGTCCCCTTCCCTGAACAACTCCTCCCCGGACTTTCGCCACCTTCTCTCCCTGGCCCTGGGGGCCCTGGGCGTGGTCTTTGGCGACATCGGCACCAGCCCCCTGTACGCCATCAAGGAATGTTTCCATGGCCTGCACGCCATTGAGATCACCCGGGGCAATATCCTGGGGGTCATGTCGCTGATCTTCTGGTCCCTGACCGTGGTGGTGACCATCAAATACGTCACCTTCATCCTCAGGGCGGACAACCAGGGCGAGGGCGGCATCTACGCCCTGGCCGCCCTGTTTTTGGGGGGCGCCAGCCGCAAGGTCTCGGAGCGGACCGTGAAGCGCCTCACATACTTGGCTATCTTCGGCGCCGCGCTCCTGTACGGCGACGGCCTCATCACCCCGGTCATCTCCGTGCTCTCGGCCGTGGAAGGCCTCACGGTGGCCACTACCGCGGCGGAGCCCTTTATCCTGCCCCTCACCTGCGCCCTCCTCATCGGCCTGTTTGCCATTCAGCGCCAGGGCACCGCCCGCATCGGCCGGGTGTTCGGCCTGGTCATGCTCCTGTGGTTCCTGTCCCTGGCCGCCTTCGGCCTGGTGCAGGTCTTCCGGGTTCCCCTGGTGCTCACGGCCCTGGATCCCCGCCACGCCGTGGCCTTCTTTGCCGCCAACCGGCTCCATGGCCTGGTGGTCCTGGGGGCGGTGGTCCTGGTCATCACCGGCGGCGAAGCCCTGTACGCCGACCTGGGGCATTTCGGTCGGGGGCCCATCCGGTTTTCCTGGCTGGCCCTCGTCTTCCCCGCCCTCCTCCTCAATTATTTGGGGCAAGGCGCCCTGCTCCTGGAAAACCCCCAGGCTGCTTACAATCCCTTCTATGAGCTGGTGCCGCGGGTTCTGCTCTATCCCATGGTCCTCCTGGCCACCTCGGCCACCATCATCGCCTCCCAGGCCATGATTTCCGGGGTCTATTCCCTCACCCAACAGGCCATCCAGATCGGCTACTGCCCCCGGTTGCACATCATTCACACCTCCGGGGAGGTCAAGGGCCAGATCTTTCTGCCCTGGGTGAATACCGTGATGCTCCTCGGCTGCCTGGGACTGGCCTTGATGTTCAAGGAATCCAGCCGCCTGGCGGCCGCCTACGGCATCGCGGTGACCGGCACCATGGGGATCACCACCATCCTCTACTACTACGTGGCCCGCTACCACTGGAATTGGCCCGGGTGGAAGGTGTTGCCCGTGGTGGGCGTGTTTTTCTCCTTTGACCTGGCCTATTTCAGCTCCAACCTGCTGAAGTTTGTGGACGGCGGCTGGTTCACCCTCTCAGTGGCGGCCCTTCTCACCCTGGTGATGGTCACCTGGCGGGACGGCCGGGCCATTTTGGCCAAGCGGTTTGAGGAAGCCCGGATTCCCATCGAGGTGCTCCTCCGGGACATTGCCACCTACAAGCTGGTGCGCACCCCCGGCACCGCGGCCTTTCTGTCGGTATCCCCCACCGGCACGCCCGTGGCGCTGCTGCACCACCTGAAGCACAACGACGCCCTGCACGAGCGGGTCATCCTGCTGTCCATGGTTTCCACAGACACCCCTTATGTGCGGCCTCAGGAGCGCCTGGCCCTCACCGACCTGGGCTACGGCTTTTACCGCCTTGTGGCCTCTTACGGCTTCATGGAAACCCCCAGGGTTCCGGAGATCATCGCCTTGGCCAATGCCCAGGGACTGGACCTGGACATCTATTCCACCTCCTTCTATCTGGGGCGGGAGTCCCTCCTGCCCACCGGCCCCGGCCGCATGGCCCGCTGGCGCAAGGCGCTGTTCATCTTTCTCTCCCGCAACGCCTGGAATGTCGCCACCTTTTTCGACATCCCCCCCAACCGGGTGGTGGAACTGGGCAGTCAGGTGGAGCTGTAGGCCGAGGGCGGGCTGGGGCTGGCCAGGAGGCTCTCCGTCCGGCAGCACCGCCCAGCTGAAGTCGCCCCTCAGGGCAAGGGTATGGCAGGGGAAAGAGAAGAGGTCCTGGTTATCAGGTGTCTGGCCTCAGAGCAGTCTTCAGGCCCGATGGGGGGGGAGTCTTCTCAGTCTGAAGAGGCCAGGGCTTCAGTCGGCCTTCTTCTTTTTGCCGGTCTCAAACATCTGGCTCTGCAGTTTTTCCAGGGCCCGGTCCAGATTGACCTTGGCCTCCTGGTAATGGGTGGGCCTCAGCTCCAGGGCCTTCTGGAAGCACTTGGCGGCCTCCTCGTATTTCCCGTCCAGATAAAAATGCACGCCCACGTTGTTGTAGGCCTGGGCTTCATCCCCGGCCTTGAGGAAGGCAGCGAAAGCCTCGTCATAACGCTGCTGGCCGGCCAGGGCCAGCCCCATAAGATGGTTGAGCTTCTTGTTGGCGGGGTCCATCTCCAGGCCCCGTTTCACCCAGCTCATGGCCTGGGTGTAGTTTTTCAGATCTAAGTACGCCTGCCCCAGGGCGGCGTAAGGCATGGGGTTTTTGGGTTCCAGGCGGCTGGCCGCCTCCAGCTCGGTGATGGCCTCCCGGGGGCGCCCGGCGAGCAGGGTGGCCAAGCCCAAGAGATAGCGGGATTTGGCCCGGGTAGGGTCCTGGGCCACCAGCTGGCGGAATTCCTGGATGGCCTCGGAGTTCTTTTTGTCCTGGAGATACGCCAGCCCCAGCCCTTCCCGGGCCTCCAGCATCTGGGGCTGGGCCGCCAGCACCCGGGCAAACTCCTGCCGGGCCGCCTCATACTGGCCGGTGAGGAGGAGCGCCACCCCCAGCTTATAGCGGATGTCATGGCGGTCAGGCTGCTCCGCCAGGACCTGGAGGTAGGTCACCAGGGAGCTGTCATACTCCCGCTTCTTCAGGAGCATGTCCCCTAGGGCCTCCTGTCGCATGGGGAGCATCCCTTTAATATCCTCGGAGGGGGGCTCCAATTTGCCGGGCCCGTAAATGCGCTGCAGTTTGGCGACTTCCGACTGCTTGAGGGCCCGCACCGGGGCATCCGGCTTTTTGCTGCAGGCCGTCAGCATCAGGGCCACACCTGCCAGAGCCACCGCCTGGGCCAGATATCTGCTGCTCATCATCTCACCTCCCCCGGCTCCCAGTGTAGCGGGAATGACGTCGCTTGGCAACGAGTTCCCTGGCCTGCCGATTCGGGGTGCCGGTATCTCAGGCCCGGAGACGGTATTTTTTCAGCAGGGCATAGAGCCGGGGCAAAGAGAGGGCAGAGAGGCGGCAGGCCTCCTTGACGTTGTGCTGCGTCCGGGTCATCAGGGCCTCCATGTAGGCCTTTTCAGCCTGGGCCACGACCCGGCGCCGGTATTCCTTGAAGCTGACTTCCGCCGGAACCAGCTCCGCTGCCCCCGTCGGTTCCGGCTCGGGGAGAGGGCACCGGACCGGCCGCACTCCGGAGGGCAGATGCCAGGCCCGGAGCACCGGCTCGGCGCCCGCGGCTTTGAGAGCCTGGGTGAGCACCGCCACCAGCTCCGCCACATTCCCCGGCCAGGGGTAGGCCAAAAAAGCCTCCAGGACATCCGGCCCCAGGCCTTTAAAGTTGCCGGAGGGGCAGAGGCGCAGCAGGTGAAAGAAGGCCAGTTCGGGGATGTCCTCCCGTCGCTCCCGCAGGGGCGGCAGCCGAATGACCATATCGGCAAAGTGATCCCACAGATCCCGGAGGAAAAGCCCGTCCCGGACCAGGGGGGCCAGCTCCCGGGAACTGGCGGCCACCAGCCGGAAGCCCCTCCCCGGGCCAGCCTGGCGCCGGGACAGCAGCTCTGCCAGACTGTGCTGGAGCTGCGGGCTGAGAGCCTCCACCTCCCGGAGGAACAGGGTGCCCCCCTGGGCCTGGCGGCTGAGGGCCGGCCAGGGCGAGGCCGCAGGAGACGAGGCCTCCCCTTCCCTGCCGGCCAGAGAACCGGCGGAAACAGTCACGAAGGGGCCATGGCGGCCGGCGCGGTGGAGGTGCAGGGTGCGCGCAAAGAGACTCCGGCCGGTGCCGTCCTCCCCCAGTATCAGGACCGGCCTCTCCTGGCCGGCGGCCCGGGCCAGGGCTTCATAACAGGGCCGCATGGCGGCGCTCCGGCCCACCACTTCCTCCAGAAGAAGAGGTAAATGCACCACCTCGGGAGAGCCGGCCTCCCGGAAGGCCAAGGCCCGGCCCAAAAGGGCGCGGGTCTCCGGGAGGGAGTCGGTGCGGCGGAGAATGCCTGCCACCCCCCCGTGGAAGGCAGGGCTGTCCGGAGCCGCCTCCCCGGCTCCAAGAATGAGGAAGACCCGGGGAGGCTGAGGCAGGCGCTGCACCTGGGGCAGGATCTCCAGGCCGCTGCCATCCGGCAGCCGCAGGTCCACCAGCACCAGATCCCAGGAGTCCTCTGCGGCCTTGGCCACCCCTTGGGCCACACTGGCGGCCGTCTCCACCCGGTGCCCCATCTCCCTCAGCAGGTCCGCCAACATCTCCCGGAAGAGTTCATCATCCTCAATGAGCAGGACCCGGGCCTGACCGCCGCAGAAAGAAATTCCGGGCTCGGAAAGGGGAGCTTTCCTGATGGGGGCGTATGACATGGCCGACACCTCCTGGCCTCCCCCGCTTAAGAGGCCAAGCCCTTCGGTCCGGGAGGGGGGAAAATCCGGTCCAGGGCGGCAGTGAGTTCACTCAAGGACCATGGTTTCAGGGCGAAGTCCTGCACCCCGGCGGTTTTGGCCTTCTCCAGGGTGACGAGATCCAAGGGGTCAAGACTGAGAATCACCGGCAGGCCGGGATGAAGGGTCCGCACTTCCCGGGCCAGGTCCAGACCGCTGATGGGGGCCAGGTCCTGATCCGCCAGCAGCAGATCAAAGTCCTGGGGCCGGGTCCGGAAAAGTTCCAGCGCCTCCTGGCCGTTGAGGGCCAGGTGGACCTCAAAGCCCAGACTGTGGAGGATCTCCCGCCAGAGAGCCCCTTGGCTCTCGTCTCCGGCGGCCAGGAGGATCCGCCCCCGGGCCTGACGGCGGCGCGCCGGCGCTTCCGGCCCCTCTCCGGCCTCCTCGGGCTGAGACCGCCGCTCCCAGGGCCGGCTGAAGGCCAGAATCTGCTGCACCAGGTCCCGCCCCCGGCGGCCGGCCTTCAGAACCTGAGCCAGTTTGGCCCTGGCCGGGTCCTCCTCCGGCAGGGCGGCCTGGGCCATCTCCGCATACCCCAGCATCACCGCCAGGATCTGGTCGAAGTCCCGGGCCAGGGAGCCGGCCAGACTTCCCAGGGCCTCCAGGCGCTCCCGTCGCCGGCGCGCCGCGTCCTCCCCGGCGCCCCTCAGGACTGGCATGGGTCCGGGGCCGCCGCTGACCTCCGTTTCAGGGGCAACCTCCAGGGGGACTGGACCTTCCAGGAGACGTCTGATCACCATGATGCCGCCGTCAGCTTCCCCCTTGGCATCCCGCAGGGGGGTCAGAAAGGCGTCATAACAGGCCGCCGTCCCCCCGGGGACAAGCTGCACCGGCTGCTTGGGATCGAGAAGCCGCCTGGCCTCCCTGATCTCCCGGAGTTTCTCCCCTGCCGTCAGTCCCGGCAGCACCCGGCTCACTTCCTGGCCGTACACCTCCTGCCGGGTCAGGCCGGTGATGGATTCCATGGCCCGGTTCCAGTGAGTCAGCCGGCCCTCCCGGGTGAAGGCCGCCACCCCCGCCTCACAGGCCGCCAGGGCAGTATCGGCCACCTGGCGCTCCCGGGTAAGTTCCCGGTTCAGGTCCTCCTGTTCCGCCTGGGAGAGGAGGGAAGCCCCCAGATACTGCTCCTTCAGGAGACGATGAGACCGTTGGAGCCTGGCCAGCTCCTCCTCCAGCTCCCGGAGGCGGCTTATGTCCACGGCCACCCCGGTGAAGCCTTCCCGGGCCTCATCCCACTTACCCCACAGGCGCAACGTGGCCACCTTCCCGTCCCGGCGCAGGAAGGGGACCTCCACGCCCACCACCCGTCCCTGAGCCGCCTGGGCCAGGAGGCGTTCCCAGGCCGCCGGCTCCGCCACCCGGTCTTGCGGCACAAATTCTTCAAGCAGGCTGTCGGCCTCCGGCCAACCCAACATACGGGCCAGGGCGTCATTGGCGGCCACGAGACTGAAGCCGGGTAAGCGGGCCTGAAATCTCCCCACGCCGGCTTCCTCCTCCCATAAAACCCCTGGGGCTGCGGCGACCGTCCCCCGGCCCTGGGCTGCTCCCTCCCGCAGTCGGCGGCATTCCTCCCCGTGCCGCCGGATTACGAGTCCCGCGGCGGCAACGCCGGCCAGAAGCTCCGCCAGATCTTTCTGGGCGCTGAGCCGGCGCCCTTCGGGGCCCAAGACCGCCAGGACTCCCATGGTCTTTCCGGCCACTCGCAGCGGCACGGCCAGACAGGCGGCCAGATGCGCCTCCCGGAGCGCCGCCGCCCAGGGAAGGGGCCCAAAATCTTCTGCCACCAGATCGCCCCACACCGCCACCCCGGTCTGGTAAGCCTGGCTGAAAGGATGCTGCTCCGGAGCACCCAGGAGAGTGAAGGAAGCAGCGATGAACACCGGGGGGAGGGAGCCGGCCCAGGCCACGGGCTTGAGCCTCTCGTCCTGGGGCAGAAGAATCACCGCGGCAGCCCCGCCCACGGCTTCCACCGCCAGGTGGCAGACTTCCCGGAGAAAGGGGCCTTCTTCCATCTCGCCGGCCAGGAGCTCCAAAGCCCGGCGGAGTGACCGGGGCACTGAAGCCGGCGAGGAAAGCCCCGTTTCCTTGTCTGGGATGTCAACCGTCATTGCCGTGGCTCACCTAAATCATCCATAGCCTGCCGCAGAAAATGTAAGGGGAGAAGTATTACATTCTCACATAGCAAAAAAATTCTCTTTTTTAAAGAAAAAAGGGGCAAATAAAGTAGAGGGCCAGATCAGGGAGGGCTTCTATTCTTATCGAATAAGAAAAGCCAGTTGGCAGGCAGGCCCGATGGTTATCCTGGCGGCAGTCCCTGAAGGCCGAAAACATATCCTTTCATCGGACCGGCTCACGGTCACAGAGGCACCAGCTCTACCCGGCCCCAGGCCCCCAGGGTCTCTCCCACCACCACCACTGCGCCCACAGCACCGGGAATGCCCGCCAGCCAGGCCAGGGCCGGGTCGATATCCTGAGGCCTCCGCACCCGATTACCCAGGGCGGTGGCCAGGGCATCGGCCAGCGCCGCGGTGGGCGCCAGCACGCAGGCGGCGTCGGCCCGGCCCAAACTGAGGGAATGACCCACCGTGCCCGAGGAGGTGCACACCCCCAGGGGGGTGTCTTCGGCGCCTATCCTTAAGCCCACCCGGTGGCTTAAGGGCGAGGCCCCGGCATAGAGGGCCACGGTGGCCGGCTGGGTGAGGGCGAGAAAGACATCCCCGCCATTTTCCACGATGACTTCGGGGCTTACGGCCATCAGGACCCGGCCCACCCGCTCCGCCAAAGCCCCCGCCACCGCCGCCATGGGCCCCACCCCGGCCACCTGGGCCGCGGCCACCATCTCCCGCACCACCGGGGGCGCAAAGGGGTCATCGGGCCATGGCGTCAGCACCTCGAGAAAATCGGGGTGGGCGGCGATGTAGCTCTCCAGCCGGGCCCGCTCCTGCACCACCGTCTCCCGGGCCAGACCGCTCAGATCCCGCTCGGCCAGGATGAGGAGGTCCGTCTGCTGCACCGCCACCCGGAAGGCCACCAGGCCCTCCCGGGCCATGCGGGTGCGATAGGTGCGGGGTTCATGTGGCGCCATCGGCTTAAGATACCTCAGAAACGTTGCCCCAGAAGGTTGAAATAGACTGGCAGGAAGCGGTGGCCCCCTGCCCTCTCCCGATTCCCTTGCCCGAAGCCCTATGAGTGACGCGGGCTTCTCCTTCAGCCCGAGCCTTCTTCAGCCCCGGAGGGCAATGAGCACTGCGCCCCCCACCATGAAGAGCACCCCGGCCAGGCGGGGCAAAAACGGCCTTTCATGGAGCCACAGGCCGCCCAGCAGCACCCCGAAAAGCAGGCTTAAGCGCTTGACCCCGATGAGATAGGCGGTGGAGGTCAGCATCACCCCGAAGGTGAAGCACAGGATACTGGTGACCACGGATAAGCCCAACAAGACTCCCCACACCAGCCGGCCCCGGAGCCCGTCTTTGAGGCGCACCCGGCTGAAAGGGTAACCCGTGAGCATGACCCCGCCGAAAAACAAGGGGTAGGCAATGCCCATGAACAGGGGACTGGAGTGGAGGATGGCCAGCTTGTAGAGGGTGGCGGTGAAGGAAAAGATGAAGGCCACCAGGAGCATCATGCGGGCGCCCCGCTCCCGAAACAGGGCGGCCAGCGGCCCTAAGACGCCCTTGACCCCGGTGCCCAGGCTGAGAATGTAGCCCCCCACCCCGATGAGCACGATGCCCACCAGGCCTGCCCGGTCCGGCATCTCCCCCAAAAGCAGCCACCCCGTGCCCAGGATGAAGACCGGGGTAAAGGAGAGGAAGGGGATGCACAAAGACAGGTGGCAGGTCTTCAGGCTGGCCATATAGAGCAACGACGAGCTCACCTCCAGCACCGTGAGGACTGCCAGGGTCAGGAGGAGGTGCCAATGAAAGGCGGGCCACTCCACCAGGAAAGCAGCAGCTGCAAGAAAGGGCGCGGCGCACAGGATGCGGGTGAGCCCCATGCCGTAGGGAGTGAGATGGCTAAAATGGCGCTTGATGAGGGCGTCCGCCCCGGCGTCCCCCAGCGCCGCTCCCAAGCCAAAGAGGAGCCAGAGGTACTCCACCGCCTCAGGCCTCCCCTTGAGCCCCGGCAACCTTCATGGCCGCCAGGTGGTTGGCCAGGGCCACAAACTCCGCCACGCTCAGGGTCTCGGCGCGGCGTTGCGGCTCAATCCCCACGGCCTGCAAGAGCTCCGGCACCTGGGCGGGAGAGAGTCCCAGGTCCGCGGCACCCGCCCCCAGGCTGTTGTGCAGGGTCTTGCGCCGCTGCCCGAAGGCCAGGCGCACCAGCCGCCGCAGCAGCTCCGGGTCGGCCGCCGCCGGCTGGAAAAGCCGCGGCCGCAGGCGCACCACGGTGGAGTTGACCTGAGGCGGCGGGTAGAAATTCCCCGGGCCCAGGGTAAACAGGGACTCGATGGCGAAGTGATACTGCAGGAGCACGGAGAGGATGCCGTAATCCTTGTTGCCGGGCGCGGCCATGAGCCGCCGAGCCACTTCCTGCTGCATCATCAGCACCGCCCGCTCCATGGCCGCCTTGTCCGTCGCCAGCTTGAATAGCAAGGGGGAAGTGATCTGGTAAGGCAGATTCCCCACCACCTTGAGGGGCCACCCCACCTCCCGGGCCAGGGCCGTCAGGTCGTAGGTGAGGACGTCCTGGCAGAGGATGAGGACCTGGGGCTGGTTTTGAAATTCCTGCTGAAGAAACTCCGCCAGACGGTGGTCCAGCTCCAGAGCCACCAGGCGGCCGGCCTGCTCCGCCAGAAGGCTAGTAAGAGCCCCCAGCCCCGGGCCCACCTCCACCACCACATCCTCCGGTGTGAGGTCCAGGGCAGCCACGATGCGCCGGGCCTGCTTGGGCTGGGTGAGGAAGTGCTGCCCCAAGGATTTCTGGGGCTTGAGACCCAGGCGTTCAAGAAGCGTCCGGGGAGAGGGGCTGGACACAGACAGACCTGCCGCGGCGGCGCTGCCGTTGGCGCCGCACGGCCCACAGGGTGAGGAAATAAGAGGCCACCGCCGGCGGCAGAGCAATGATCACCCCGCCCACCTGCAGCGCCAGGCCCCCCCGCCAGAGGACCTCCAGGGCGCTTTTCCAGGTCCAGACCTCCGGCAGGGTGAGCACCCCGCCGGGAAAGAGCAGGTAGGCTCCCACCTCAAAGGCCAGGATATACAAGGGCACGATGGTCAGCGGATTCATCACCCAGATGCCGAGATAGGCGGTGACCACCGAGACCCGGAGCAGGGGCGCCAGGGTGAGCACCGTCACCATATGGAAGGGCACCGTGGGGGTGATGCCCACAAAGACCCCCAGGGCCATCCCCCAGGCCAGCTTGCGGGGATCGCCCCGCAGCCGGCTGAGCCTCAGCCAGTAATAGCGGAGCAGCCGCCTCAGTTTCATGCGGGCCCGGATTCCGCCGCCGGAGGCGGGTGCCCCTCCTCCCGCAGGCGCCGCCGGAGCACCTTGCCCACCGCGCTCTTGGGGAGCTCCGTGCGGAATTCCACCTGCCGGGGCACCTTGTAGGCCGCCAGGCGCTCCTTGCAGAAGGACTGCACTTCCTCCGGAGTGAGCTGGGCTCCGGGCTGGGGCACGATGACCGCCTGTACCATCTCCCCCCGATACGGGTCCGGCACTCCCACCACCACCGCCTCCTTGATACCGGGGTGCTGGAAGAGGACCTCCTCCACCTCCCGGGGGAAGATCTTGTAGCCGGCGCTGATAATGATGTCCTTTTTTCTGTCTATTATATAAAAATATCCGTCCTCATCCATCCGGGCCAGATCGCCGGTATAGAGCCAGCCGTCCCGGAGCACCAGGGCGGTCTCCGCGGGTTGGCGCCAGTAGCCCTGCATCACCTGGGGCCCCCGGATGATGAGCTCCCCCACCTCCCCCGGCGGCAGGTCCCGCTCACCGGTGACGGCGTCCATAATGCGGGCGTCGGTGCCGGGAAAAGGCACCCCGATGCTCCCCACCGGTCGCGGGCCGCCAAAGGGCATGAAGTGGGTGACGGGGCTGGCCTCGGTAAGGCCGTAACCCTCCAGAATGGTGCAGCCGGTGAGGCGCTCGAAGCTCTGCCGCACCTCCGCCGGCAAAGGCGCGGAGCCGCTGACGCAGGCCCACAGGGAGGAAAAATCCACCGTGCGGATCTCCGGGTGATGAATCAGGGCCACAAACAGGGTGGGCACCCCGGGGAGCAAGGTGGGCCGGCCTTTTTTGAGGAGGCGCAGAAACTCCCGGATCTCAAAGCGGGGCAAGAGCAGGACCTGGGCGGCCACCGACACCGGCCAGTTGAGGCAGACGGTGAGCCCGAAGGCATGAAACATGGGGAGCAGGCCCACCAGGCGCTCCTCCCCCACCTTCACCTGGGGCAGCCAGGCGTTGATCTGGGCCACGTTGGCCATGAGGTTGGCGTGGGTGAG
Proteins encoded in this region:
- a CDS encoding iron-sulfur cluster assembly scaffold protein, coding for MYSPIVMEHFNHPRNAGVMEDADGVGEVGNPACGDMMTFYIKVKDDRIVDIKFQTFGCVAAIAVSSMVSEMAKGKTLEEAARITNKDVAGVLGGLPKNKLHCSNLGADALARAIADYRRKHGTAH
- a CDS encoding potassium transporter Kup; its protein translation is MSTSALRSGTDASASDSEQRLSPSLNNSSPDFRHLLSLALGALGVVFGDIGTSPLYAIKECFHGLHAIEITRGNILGVMSLIFWSLTVVVTIKYVTFILRADNQGEGGIYALAALFLGGASRKVSERTVKRLTYLAIFGAALLYGDGLITPVISVLSAVEGLTVATTAAEPFILPLTCALLIGLFAIQRQGTARIGRVFGLVMLLWFLSLAAFGLVQVFRVPLVLTALDPRHAVAFFAANRLHGLVVLGAVVLVITGGEALYADLGHFGRGPIRFSWLALVFPALLLNYLGQGALLLENPQAAYNPFYELVPRVLLYPMVLLATSATIIASQAMISGVYSLTQQAIQIGYCPRLHIIHTSGEVKGQIFLPWVNTVMLLGCLGLALMFKESSRLAAAYGIAVTGTMGITTILYYYVARYHWNWPGWKVLPVVGVFFSFDLAYFSSNLLKFVDGGWFTLSVAALLTLVMVTWRDGRAILAKRFEEARIPIEVLLRDIATYKLVRTPGTAAFLSVSPTGTPVALLHHLKHNDALHERVILLSMVSTDTPYVRPQERLALTDLGYGFYRLVASYGFMETPRVPEIIALANAQGLDLDIYSTSFYLGRESLLPTGPGRMARWRKALFIFLSRNAWNVATFFDIPPNRVVELGSQVEL
- a CDS encoding sigma 54-interacting transcriptional regulator, producing MSYAPIRKAPLSEPGISFCGGQARVLLIEDDELFREMLADLLREMGHRVETAASVAQGVAKAAEDSWDLVLVDLRLPDGSGLEILPQVQRLPQPPRVFLILGAGEAAPDSPAFHGGVAGILRRTDSLPETRALLGRALAFREAGSPEVVHLPLLLEEVVGRSAAMRPCYEALARAAGQERPVLILGEDGTGRSLFARTLHLHRAGRHGPFVTVSAGSLAGREGEASSPAASPWPALSRQAQGGTLFLREVEALSPQLQHSLAELLSRRQAGPGRGFRLVAASSRELAPLVRDGLFLRDLWDHFADMVIRLPPLRERREDIPELAFFHLLRLCPSGNFKGLGPDVLEAFLAYPWPGNVAELVAVLTQALKAAGAEPVLRAWHLPSGVRPVRCPLPEPEPTGAAELVPAEVSFKEYRRRVVAQAEKAYMEALMTRTQHNVKEACRLSALSLPRLYALLKKYRLRA
- a CDS encoding sulfurtransferase TusA family protein, translated to MKFLEQACPADVTADLVYRVCPMHLLEPAELLKDLKPGQVLEILTDYDGALEDIPAWCAKHGQEFMGLCEDDCDHCYRMYIRKVA
- a CDS encoding cysteine desulfurase family protein; its protein translation is MAIAYFDHAAATPVRPEVLEEMLPFFRERFGNPSAVYDLGSEVKEVLEEQRAKVARLIHAKPQEIIFTSSGAEANNLAVKGAALAHLKKGRHVIVSGIEHHSVLNAARYLEKFHDFEATFLPVDRYGQVDPERLRQALTPATVLVSIQVASNEIGTLQEVAELARVCREAGVLFHTDAVAAAGQVPLNVEELGVDLITLSGPALGGPKGVGALYFRRRLRLVPQIHGGIQEDGRRGGTENVPGIVGLGKAAELTAQELAAKGPYLTGLRDKLVAGVLASVPEVIHTGHPEKRLPGHASFCFEGVEGEALLFLLSRQGVYANTGSACASKALKVSPVLCAIGLTPAVAQGSLVFTLERSNTEADLEAVFTHLPPAVSRLRSFSPVWHKKMAAGGAAP
- a CDS encoding tetratricopeptide repeat protein, producing the protein MMSSRYLAQAVALAGVALMLTACSKKPDAPVRALKQSEVAKLQRIYGPGKLEPPSEDIKGMLPMRQEALGDMLLKKREYDSSLVTYLQVLAEQPDRHDIRYKLGVALLLTGQYEAARQEFARVLAAQPQMLEAREGLGLAYLQDKKNSEAIQEFRQLVAQDPTRAKSRYLLGLATLLAGRPREAITELEAASRLEPKNPMPYAALGQAYLDLKNYTQAMSWVKRGLEMDPANKKLNHLMGLALAGQQRYDEAFAAFLKAGDEAQAYNNVGVHFYLDGKYEEAAKCFQKALELRPTHYQEAKVNLDRALEKLQSQMFETGKKKKAD